In Chloroflexota bacterium, one genomic interval encodes:
- a CDS encoding PaaI family thioesterase, which translates to MSASDNEAQALAELRAKVEKEPISRFLDIKLVELAAGYAKVTMKTRPEYRTFNGFTFGGIVMCVADQAFACATNSMGRASVATQFNIHFIAGS; encoded by the coding sequence ATGTCAGCATCTGATAATGAAGCTCAAGCACTGGCGGAACTGAGAGCCAAAGTGGAAAAGGAACCCATCAGCCGCTTCCTCGACATCAAGCTGGTGGAATTAGCTGCTGGTTACGCTAAGGTGACTATGAAAACAAGGCCAGAATACCGCACGTTCAATGGATTCACCTTCGGCGGCATCGTGATGTGCGTAGCTGATCAAGCCTTTGCTTGTGCTACCAATTCCATGGGCCGGGCGAGCGTTGCCACTCAATTCAATATCCATTTCATTGCCGGCTCT